A region of Candidatus Aminicenantes bacterium DNA encodes the following proteins:
- a CDS encoding histidine phosphatase family protein → MDHLKKTILLVRHGTTTFNETDHLQGQIDNPLNQKGRDEVARLAARLKETAIDAMFSSPL, encoded by the coding sequence ATGGATCATTTAAAAAAAACAATCCTACTTGTCCGGCATGGAACAACCACTTTCAATGAAACCGACCATTTGCAGGGGCAAATCGACAATCCCCTTAACCAAAAGGGCCGTGACGAAGTCGCCCGCCTGGCCGCCAGGCTGAAGGAAACGGCCATCGATGCCATGTTTTCGTCGCCGCTGCA